In Azoarcus sp. PA01, the sequence GAACGACCATCAGGAATGCTTGATGATTTGTGTAGGGAGATTTGGATCATCCGAGAGGGGCGCTGCACCGACCCGTCCGGCATCGAGAAATCCGCACGCGAAGCGTCAAGATCCGCCTACATTCGCGCCTTCAAGCCCGCGCTAGTGTCAAAGCATCATCGCCACGCACAAATCGAAGCCGCGACTTGCCAAAACGGAGACTCTGCGCATCGACGGCGTTTCGATCCTTATTGAACGTCTTTCTTACTCGAGGAGATTCGACATGATGAGAAACGGCAACTCCCTTTTTGTGCGGTGCCGCGGCACGATTGCCGGACTCGCACTGGCGCTGCCCTTGGCAATGGTCGCGTCGCCCGCCCCCGCCGCGGACATCACGACGTCGCCGCCTACGAGCTTCAAGAAAGTCAGCTCGCTGGTCAAGCTGCCGGACTTCGTGCCGGGATTGGGAACGCTGTATGTCGATCCGGCGACGTTGCCGATCGGGCCGTTCCTCGGCTACAACCACCAGGGCAAGCTGGTCAACATCACGTACATGGTTCCGCTCAAGGACCTCGACGCTCACAAGAATTTCGAGACGCTGGGCGAGGTCGCCGCGGGCATCAAGCTCAACCATACTGACATTCAGTACAACCCGGGGCATCCCGGCGTGGAAGAGCCGCACTACCACATCGTTCAATGGCTGATCAGCCCTGCCGACGTCCAGGCACAGATGAAGTAAATATCGATCGTGCAGAGGCGCTTGGACATGAAACTGAGGCGAATGAAGGCAGCGGCTGGCCGCAAAGCTCTCCTGGTGGCGTGCCTTACGGTCGCCGCAGCACTCGGCGAAGCGGCGCCCGCGACCGCCGCGACAGTGGAAGTCAAGCTGGTGCAGACGCCGGCGGGCGACACGTATTTCGATCCGGCCGGCGTTCACATCGCCCCCGGCGACACGGTTCGGTGGGTGCAGCTCAGCGGGTTCCATTCGATCGCCGCCTACCATCCGAGCAACGACAATCATGAGCTGCGGATTCCCGTATCGGCCAAGGCGTGGGATTCCGGAGTTCTGCTCGCCGAGAATCCCAAGCGCGCCGCGGCATTCGAGCACGTATTCACCGTGCAAGGCGTCTACGATTATTTTTGCAAGCCGCATGAAATGGCCGGCATGGTCGGACGCATCGTGGTCGGCGCTCCCGGCGACGGCCCGGGGACGAAACCTGTCGGCTATGCACCGGGCGAGCGCTGGAAGCCGGTTCCGGAAGTCGCGCGCGCCGCGTTTCCCCCGATCGACGAGATTCTGCAGAAAGGGACGGTGCGCGGGGCGGGTGCCGCCGCGTTGCAATGACATACCGATTGACAATAAAGCAGACCGAGCGGAGCGGTCGGATGATCGGCTCGCTGCGCCGCGGCCGGAGGTCCGTCCATGATCGAGCTTCAGCGAGTCTACGAGCATCACAACGCCCACGGAACCCGGTTCCTGGTGGAGCGGCTCTGGCCACGCGGAATCAGGAAGGAATCCCTGCAATTCAGCGACTGGCTCAAGGAGGCTGCGCCGAGCGGCGCATTGCGTCGCTGGTTCCAGCACGACGTGACCAAATGGCCGGAGTTCCAGCGCCGCTACAGGATCGAGCTCGACACGCATCCCGAGGCGTGGGCCTCGATCGTCGAGGCGGCTCGCGCGGGCGACGTCGTTCTTCTGTACAGCTCGCACGATACCGAGCACAACAACGCGGTGGTATTGCGCGACTATCTCAACGAGAAGCTCGGCCAAGGCGTGTAAGTGGAAGTCGACCATCGCGTGCCACAGCGTGGCCGCCGAGCGGCATGTCGACCAATATGGAAGCATACGAAGGTCCGTTATCCGGCGAGCAAGATCGTGCGGCGGTCGCAGCACTGCTCGCACTGGTGGAAGTGTTCATCAATGCCGCCACGCCGATCGAACTCGATGGCGTTGCGATATACGGTCTTCTCCTGGGTTTTCGCTGGCGGCAACCAGGACAGTGTGCAACAAGCCTGAAGGAGGTTTTGCATCATGCAGACCAACGTCAAACTGATTCGTAAAGAGAT encodes:
- a CDS encoding plastocyanin/azurin family copper-binding protein; its protein translation is MKLRRMKAAAGRKALLVACLTVAAALGEAAPATAATVEVKLVQTPAGDTYFDPAGVHIAPGDTVRWVQLSGFHSIAAYHPSNDNHELRIPVSAKAWDSGVLLAENPKRAAAFEHVFTVQGVYDYFCKPHEMAGMVGRIVVGAPGDGPGTKPVGYAPGERWKPVPEVARAAFPPIDEILQKGTVRGAGAAALQ
- a CDS encoding DUF488 family protein, yielding MIELQRVYEHHNAHGTRFLVERLWPRGIRKESLQFSDWLKEAAPSGALRRWFQHDVTKWPEFQRRYRIELDTHPEAWASIVEAARAGDVVLLYSSHDTEHNNAVVLRDYLNEKLGQGV